One genomic region from Cyanobacterium stanieri LEGE 03274 encodes:
- a CDS encoding cytochrome c oxidase subunit II transmembrane domain-containing protein — MNIPGNIITLIAGIALTLISLWYGQNHGLMPIEASQGAQDVDELFNLMMTIATGLFLIVEGVIVYCMIRFRRKKGDQTDGPGIEGNVPLEIVWTAIPTVVVFILALYSFEVYNNLGGLDPETSRDFPQEEMQMAEGGNQGKMVAYNPHQGHLSLGIGNANADMEVDVNGIQYAWIFTGQDNGIVSGELHVPVNKRVKLNMKAGDVIHAFWVPQLRLKQDVLPGRDSNLTFIANREGKYPIICAELCGPYHGGMKTFLYVHSEEEYEQWVQDNTFANAQEKADTMASLSAPITDESRLQMHSHHLGIDEDVLKQLTIDN; from the coding sequence GTGAATATTCCAGGTAATATTATCACGCTGATCGCAGGAATCGCTCTAACCCTGATCAGTTTGTGGTATGGACAAAATCATGGTCTGATGCCCATAGAAGCATCTCAAGGAGCGCAAGACGTTGACGAATTATTTAACCTAATGATGACCATTGCAACGGGCTTATTCCTTATTGTAGAAGGGGTAATCGTCTATTGCATGATTAGATTTAGGCGCAAAAAAGGAGATCAAACCGATGGACCTGGCATTGAGGGTAATGTTCCCCTAGAGATTGTCTGGACTGCTATTCCGACGGTGGTAGTGTTTATTTTGGCATTATACAGTTTTGAAGTATATAACAATCTGGGGGGTTTAGATCCTGAAACGTCGAGGGATTTTCCCCAAGAGGAAATGCAAATGGCAGAGGGTGGCAATCAAGGCAAAATGGTTGCTTATAACCCTCATCAAGGACATTTATCTTTAGGTATTGGTAATGCCAATGCTGATATGGAGGTGGATGTTAATGGTATTCAGTATGCGTGGATTTTTACTGGGCAGGATAATGGTATTGTTTCTGGTGAGCTTCATGTGCCTGTGAATAAAAGGGTTAAGTTAAATATGAAGGCTGGGGATGTTATCCATGCTTTTTGGGTACCTCAACTTAGGTTAAAGCAAGATGTTTTACCGGGTAGAGACTCTAATTTGACTTTTATCGCCAATAGGGAAGGTAAGTATCCCATTATCTGTGCGGAGTTGTGTGGCCCTTATCATGGTGGTATGAAAACTTTTCTCTATGTCCACAGTGAGGAGGAGTATGAGCAATGGGTTCAAGATAACACTTTTGCTAATGCCCAAGAAAAGGCTGATACCATGGCAAGTTTATCAGCGCCCATAACCGATGAAAGTCGTTTACAAATGCACTCCCATCATTTGGGTATTGATGAGGATGTTTTAAAACAATTGACAATTGATAATTGA
- the carB gene encoding carbamoyl-phosphate synthase large subunit, producing the protein MPRREDINKILILGSGPIIIGQACEFDYSGTQACKALREEGYEVVLVNSNPATIMTDPDTAERTYIEPITPEIVEKVIAKERPDALLPTMGGQTALNTAVSLAESGVLNKYGVDLIGAKLPAIKMAEDRELFKDAMARIGVPVCPSGIASNWEEAKAVAAEIGSYPLIIRPAFTMGGTGGGIAYNQEEFEEMAKFGIDASPMSQILIEKSLIGWKEYELEVMRDMADNVVIICSIENIDPMGVHTGDSITVAPAQTLTDKEYQRLRDYAKAIIREIGVETGGSNIQFSINPVNGEVIVIEMNPRVSRSSALASKATGFPIAKFAAKLAVGYSLDEISNDITKKTPASFEPTIDYVVTKIPRFAFEKFPGSSSTLTTQMKSVGEAMAIGRTFNESFQKALRSLETGRFGFGCDRHETLPTLSQISSHLRTPTPDRIFSVYHGFKLGMSVEDIHGLSAIDPWFLDKMQEIVEIEKFMKRTPLKKISKEEMLEIKKQGFSDYQIAFATKTKEDEVRAYRKSLGVLPVYKLVDTCAAEFEAFTPYYYSTYESGESENNVTNKSKVMILGGGPNRIGQGIEFDYCCCHASFSLQDAGFETIMVNSNPETVSTDYDTSDRLYFEPLTKEDVLNIIESENPDAVIIQFGGQTPLKLAVPLKNYLAEANCPVKTKIWGTSPDSIDTAEDREKFEAILDDLGIKQPPNGIARSFEEALIVAEKIGYPVVVRPSYVLGGRGMRVVYNVTELEEYMKYAVRIEPEHPILIDKFLQNAIEVDVDAICDHTGQVVIGGIMEHIEEAGVHSGDSACSIPYTTLSDDIVHVLRDWTVKLAQSLQVVGLMNIQYAVQGETAYILEANPRASRTVPYVSKATGRPLAKVASLVMSGKTLRELNATEEIIPRHVAVKEAVLPFNKFVGADTLLGPEMRSTGEVMGIDSDFGKAFAKAEIGAGVAIHTSGTVFISMSDRDKEAIVPVAKDLVNLGFKLVATSGTRQTLLDHGIEDVELVLKLHEGRPHVIDWIKNNQIQFIINTPSAEEESQYDGRKIRRSALDYKLPIITTIAGARATVEAIRSLQSEPLQVKALQDYFA; encoded by the coding sequence ATGCCACGTCGTGAAGATATAAACAAAATCCTTATTTTAGGTTCTGGACCGATTATCATTGGACAAGCCTGTGAATTTGATTATTCAGGAACTCAAGCCTGTAAAGCCCTAAGAGAGGAAGGTTATGAGGTTGTTCTTGTAAACTCCAACCCAGCAACCATTATGACCGATCCTGATACGGCTGAACGTACCTATATCGAACCCATTACCCCAGAAATTGTCGAAAAAGTGATCGCCAAAGAGCGCCCCGATGCTTTACTGCCTACCATGGGGGGGCAAACCGCGCTTAATACAGCGGTTTCTTTGGCTGAATCAGGGGTATTAAATAAATATGGTGTAGATTTAATCGGTGCAAAACTACCCGCCATCAAAATGGCTGAAGATAGAGAATTATTTAAAGATGCCATGGCAAGAATTGGAGTGCCTGTGTGTCCTTCTGGTATTGCCAGTAATTGGGAAGAAGCCAAAGCCGTAGCCGCTGAAATTGGTTCTTATCCTTTGATTATTCGTCCTGCTTTTACCATGGGTGGTACAGGGGGCGGTATTGCCTATAACCAAGAGGAATTTGAGGAAATGGCAAAGTTTGGTATTGATGCTTCTCCCATGTCCCAAATTTTGATTGAAAAATCCCTCATTGGCTGGAAGGAATATGAATTAGAAGTAATGAGGGATATGGCGGATAATGTGGTTATTATCTGTTCCATTGAAAATATTGACCCCATGGGGGTACATACGGGGGATTCTATTACCGTTGCCCCTGCTCAAACCTTAACAGACAAGGAATATCAGCGCCTCAGGGACTATGCAAAGGCGATTATTCGAGAAATTGGGGTAGAAACGGGGGGTTCTAATATTCAGTTTTCCATTAATCCTGTTAATGGAGAGGTGATTGTTATTGAAATGAATCCTCGGGTTTCTCGCTCCTCTGCTTTAGCTTCTAAAGCCACCGGTTTTCCCATTGCGAAATTTGCGGCTAAGTTGGCGGTGGGTTATTCTTTGGATGAGATTTCCAATGACATTACAAAAAAAACCCCTGCTTCCTTTGAGCCTACCATCGATTATGTGGTCACAAAAATTCCTCGTTTTGCTTTTGAGAAGTTTCCAGGCTCATCCTCTACTCTGACAACTCAAATGAAGTCCGTGGGGGAAGCCATGGCCATTGGACGTACTTTTAATGAGTCTTTTCAAAAGGCGTTGAGATCCCTTGAAACTGGTCGTTTTGGCTTTGGGTGCGATCGCCATGAAACCCTACCCACATTATCACAAATTAGCTCCCATTTACGCACACCTACCCCCGATCGCATCTTCAGTGTTTACCATGGCTTTAAATTGGGCATGAGCGTAGAAGATATTCATGGGTTAAGTGCGATCGATCCTTGGTTTTTAGATAAAATGCAAGAAATTGTCGAGATCGAAAAATTCATGAAACGTACTCCCCTTAAAAAAATTAGTAAAGAGGAGATGTTAGAAATTAAAAAACAAGGATTCAGTGATTATCAAATTGCCTTTGCCACCAAAACCAAAGAAGACGAAGTAAGGGCCTATCGTAAATCCTTAGGAGTTTTACCCGTTTATAAATTGGTGGATACCTGTGCCGCTGAATTTGAAGCCTTTACCCCCTATTACTACTCCACCTATGAATCTGGGGAAAGTGAAAATAACGTTACCAATAAATCCAAGGTAATGATATTGGGCGGTGGGCCTAACCGTATCGGGCAAGGTATAGAATTCGACTACTGTTGTTGTCATGCCTCCTTTTCCCTCCAAGATGCAGGGTTTGAAACGATCATGGTTAACTCTAACCCCGAAACCGTTTCCACCGACTATGATACGAGCGATCGCCTTTACTTTGAACCCTTAACCAAAGAAGACGTATTAAACATCATCGAATCGGAAAACCCCGACGCAGTAATTATTCAATTTGGAGGACAAACCCCCCTCAAATTAGCCGTACCCTTAAAAAACTATCTGGCTGAGGCTAATTGCCCCGTAAAAACCAAGATTTGGGGAACGTCCCCCGACTCCATCGACACCGCCGAAGATCGGGAAAAATTTGAAGCCATCCTCGATGACTTAGGAATAAAACAACCTCCTAACGGCATTGCCAGAAGTTTTGAAGAAGCGCTCATCGTTGCCGAAAAAATTGGTTATCCCGTGGTGGTACGTCCTTCCTACGTTCTCGGGGGACGGGGTATGCGTGTGGTTTATAATGTTACTGAATTAGAGGAGTACATGAAATATGCGGTACGTATAGAACCTGAACACCCCATTTTAATTGATAAATTCCTACAAAATGCCATCGAAGTAGATGTAGATGCTATCTGTGATCACACAGGACAAGTGGTCATTGGCGGTATCATGGAACATATCGAAGAAGCGGGGGTACATTCTGGGGATTCTGCCTGTTCTATCCCTTATACTACCCTAAGTGATGACATTGTCCATGTCCTTCGAGATTGGACAGTCAAACTAGCTCAATCATTACAAGTGGTGGGCTTGATGAATATTCAATATGCCGTGCAGGGGGAAACCGCCTACATTCTTGAAGCTAATCCTCGGGCTTCCCGTACCGTGCCTTATGTGTCTAAAGCCACAGGTCGCCCCCTCGCCAAAGTTGCTTCCTTGGTAATGTCAGGCAAAACCTTAAGGGAATTAAACGCCACCGAAGAAATTATCCCTCGCCATGTGGCAGTAAAAGAGGCAGTATTACCTTTTAATAAGTTTGTGGGGGCAGATACTCTTTTAGGCCCTGAAATGCGTAGTACAGGGGAGGTAATGGGTATAGATAGCGATTTTGGTAAGGCTTTTGCTAAGGCGGAAATCGGTGCAGGGGTTGCTATCCATACTTCTGGTACAGTGTTCATTTCCATGAGTGATCGGGATAAAGAGGCGATCGTTCCTGTAGCTAAAGACTTGGTTAATTTAGGTTTTAAATTAGTCGCCACCTCTGGCACCCGTCAAACCCTCCTTGACCATGGTATTGAAGATGTAGAATTAGTATTAAAACTCCATGAAGGTCGTCCCCACGTCATTGATTGGATTAAAAACAATCAAATTCAATTTATTATCAATACCCCCAGTGCCGAGGAAGAATCCCAATATGATGGTCGTAAAATTCGCCGTTCGGCACTAGATTATAAGTTACCCATTATTACCACCATTGCAGGGGCAAGAGCCACCGTAGAAGCCATTCGTTCTCTACAGTCTGAACCTCTCCAAGTTAAAGCTCTTCAAGACTACTTTGCCTAA
- a CDS encoding DNA cytosine methyltransferase encodes MYKFIDLFAGIGGFRIGFAKVGFKCVFSSEIDSHARQMYFHNFGELPAGDIQAIKIKEIPSFDILLAGFPCQPFSIAGEKKGFNDIRGTLFFDIARIVEYHRPKVIVLENVKHFKNHDNGQTLGTVLKTLNSLGYTTNWSLLNAIDFGVPQNRERTIIVGCLDNVKFNFSCLKKRQLPKLKFILEDENKQEFEYLKEEDYTLIDNPKQQVSGLIFAGYRNKNIRVNGIRPNTKHLSRVHKQPNRIYSSEGTHPTLSSQESAGRYYILHHGKVRKLTIRECYRLMGFPDDFKLVGSKGKLYNRVGNSIVIPMVEEIAKQVKEQLFNPSHGIQHHSSPQQMSLFDLGLLLESSK; translated from the coding sequence ATGTATAAATTTATTGATTTATTTGCGGGAATAGGGGGCTTTAGAATAGGCTTTGCAAAGGTTGGTTTTAAATGTGTTTTTAGCTCAGAAATAGATTCCCATGCTAGACAGATGTATTTTCATAATTTTGGAGAATTACCAGCAGGAGACATACAAGCAATTAAAATTAAAGAAATTCCCAGTTTCGATATTTTATTAGCTGGATTTCCTTGCCAACCTTTTAGTATTGCTGGAGAAAAAAAAGGATTTAATGATATTAGGGGAACTTTATTTTTTGATATTGCTAGAATTGTTGAATATCATAGACCAAAAGTGATCGTTTTAGAAAATGTAAAACATTTTAAAAATCATGATAACGGTCAAACTCTAGGGACAGTATTAAAAACTTTAAATAGTCTGGGTTATACAACTAATTGGAGTTTATTAAATGCCATTGATTTTGGAGTTCCACAAAATAGAGAAAGAACCATTATTGTTGGTTGCTTAGATAACGTCAAATTTAATTTTAGTTGCTTAAAAAAACGTCAATTACCAAAACTAAAATTTATTTTAGAAGATGAGAATAAACAAGAGTTTGAGTATTTAAAAGAAGAAGACTATACTTTAATTGATAATCCTAAACAACAAGTATCAGGCTTGATTTTTGCTGGTTATAGAAATAAAAATATAAGAGTAAATGGCATCCGCCCTAACACAAAGCATTTATCAAGAGTGCATAAACAACCCAACCGAATTTACTCCTCCGAAGGTACTCACCCGACTTTATCTTCTCAAGAATCTGCAGGTAGATATTACATCCTACACCATGGAAAAGTAAGAAAATTAACCATCAGAGAATGTTATCGCTTAATGGGTTTTCCTGATGATTTTAAATTAGTCGGTAGTAAGGGAAAACTTTATAACAGAGTAGGAAACTCCATAGTTATTCCCATGGTTGAGGAAATAGCAAAACAGGTTAAAGAGCAATTATTTAATCCTAGTCATGGAATACAACACCATTCATCTCCACAGCAAATGTCCTTATTTGACTTAGGACTGTTGCTAGAATCATCAAAATAA
- a CDS encoding cytochrome c oxidase subunit 3, translating to MQSTDINSQVTVGYEKEAEGGHHGHPDFRMFGLVLFLVAESMIFFGLFSAYMIYYATMPEWPMGDIELELLLPSINSVILISSSFVMHKGQSCIKNNDEKGLRIWFGITALMGAIFLVGQGYEYATTGFSLTDNLFASCFYVLTGFHGLHVAAGLSFILAVLWRSRQAGHYSAENHFGVEAAELYWHFVDVVWIILFGLVYLLPLS from the coding sequence ATGCAAAGTACAGATATAAATTCACAAGTTACCGTCGGTTATGAGAAAGAAGCCGAAGGTGGACATCATGGACATCCAGATTTTAGGATGTTTGGTTTGGTGTTATTTTTGGTGGCGGAAAGTATGATCTTTTTTGGTCTTTTCAGCGCCTATATGATTTACTATGCCACCATGCCAGAATGGCCCATGGGTGATATTGAGTTAGAGTTACTTTTACCTAGTATTAACAGCGTCATTCTGATTTCTAGTAGCTTTGTGATGCACAAGGGGCAAAGCTGCATTAAAAATAATGATGAAAAGGGTTTAAGAATCTGGTTTGGTATTACTGCCCTGATGGGGGCTATTTTCCTTGTGGGGCAGGGTTACGAATATGCTACCACTGGTTTTAGTTTGACAGACAATCTTTTTGCTAGTTGTTTTTATGTGTTGACTGGTTTCCACGGTTTACACGTTGCCGCTGGTTTATCGTTTATTTTGGCGGTTTTGTGGCGATCGCGCCAGGCTGGTCATTATTCGGCTGAAAATCATTTTGGTGTGGAAGCTGCGGAGTTATATTGGCACTTTGTGGATGTGGTTTGGATAATCCTTTTCGGTTTAGTTTATCTTTTACCTCTAAGTTAA
- a CDS encoding FAD-binding domain-containing protein: MDNLILFWHRKDLRINDNIGLSEAEKYSKKIIGFFCLDPYILNGDDVAPARVKYMMGCLAELRQKYQERGGTFLIFKESPKNIIPSLMKKLQGKAIFWNKDVEPYSRNRDREIAQILKDENIEYNVFWDQLMHPPGDVLTKSNNSPYSVYGPFWRSWEKLEKRSPFFAPTSLIGLDEKETEIVNQLGAMDLPTAEALGYDWQGNFMLAPGENAALERLDYFCSDLLVNYDEHRNFPAMDGTSLLSAALKFGAIAPRTIWQKTVEEWENTQSDEARENITAWRKELAWREFYQHCLYFFPELAQGPYREHFKNFPWENDEKKFQAWCEGKTGYPIVDAAMRQLNETGWMHNRCRMIVASFLTKDLIIDWRWGEKYFMQKLYDGDLAANNGGWQWSASSGMDPKPLRIFNPASQAQKFDPEAQYIRQWLPEIRFLDTKDLVTGKITPMDATSYGYVPPIVDHKEQQRKFKALYAQVKEQWTMDN, encoded by the coding sequence ATGGACAATTTAATTTTATTTTGGCATAGAAAAGACTTACGTATTAATGATAATATAGGGCTAAGTGAAGCCGAAAAATATAGTAAAAAAATAATAGGCTTTTTTTGTTTAGATCCTTATATTTTAAATGGTGATGACGTTGCCCCTGCTCGGGTAAAGTATATGATGGGTTGCTTGGCTGAATTAAGGCAAAAGTATCAAGAAAGAGGGGGAACTTTTTTAATTTTTAAAGAAAGCCCTAAAAATATTATTCCTTCTTTAATGAAAAAACTTCAAGGAAAAGCAATTTTTTGGAATAAAGATGTAGAACCTTATAGTCGAAATAGAGATAGAGAAATTGCTCAAATTCTCAAAGACGAAAACATTGAATATAATGTATTTTGGGATCAATTAATGCATCCTCCGGGGGATGTTTTAACTAAAAGTAATAATAGCCCTTATAGTGTTTATGGTCCTTTTTGGCGTAGTTGGGAAAAATTAGAAAAACGATCTCCTTTTTTTGCCCCTACTTCCCTAATTGGTTTAGATGAAAAAGAAACAGAAATTGTTAATCAGTTAGGGGCTATGGATTTACCAACGGCTGAAGCATTGGGATATGACTGGCAAGGTAATTTTATGTTAGCCCCCGGGGAAAATGCAGCATTGGAAAGATTAGATTACTTTTGTTCTGATTTATTGGTAAACTATGATGAGCATCGTAATTTCCCTGCTATGGATGGTACTTCCTTATTAAGTGCTGCTCTTAAGTTTGGTGCGATCGCCCCTAGAACCATTTGGCAAAAAACCGTCGAAGAATGGGAAAACACCCAGAGTGATGAAGCAAGGGAAAACATTACCGCATGGCGTAAAGAATTAGCATGGCGAGAATTTTATCAACATTGCCTATACTTCTTTCCTGAATTAGCCCAAGGGCCTTATCGAGAACATTTCAAAAACTTTCCTTGGGAAAACGACGAGAAAAAATTTCAGGCATGGTGTGAAGGCAAAACAGGTTATCCCATCGTAGATGCCGCCATGCGTCAACTAAACGAAACAGGGTGGATGCACAATCGCTGTCGTATGATTGTCGCCAGTTTTCTTACCAAAGACTTAATCATTGATTGGCGTTGGGGGGAAAAATATTTCATGCAAAAACTCTACGACGGCGATTTAGCCGCCAATAACGGTGGTTGGCAGTGGAGTGCTTCCAGTGGAATGGATCCCAAGCCTTTGCGGATTTTTAACCCCGCTTCCCAAGCCCAAAAATTCGACCCAGAAGCCCAGTATATTCGCCAATGGTTGCCCGAAATTAGATTTTTGGACACAAAAGACCTCGTGACAGGGAAAATAACCCCTATGGACGCAACGAGTTATGGATATGTTCCCCCCATCGTAGATCATAAAGAACAACAAAGAAAATTTAAGGCATTATACGCCCAGGTTAAAGAGCAATGGACAATGGACAATTGA
- a CDS encoding ABC-F family ATP-binding cassette domain-containing protein: MTILTVQSLKKDFGIKEIIKDASFSIEDNDKVGLIGVNGAGKSTLLKMLASIEPTDGGEMVTKSGARIIYLPQQPDIDPDHTVLEQVFADCGEQMQWIREYEDLSHRIAHADTATQEQLMGQLARVTEKIDSHNAWNLEAEAKIILDKLGIQDFEAKMGSLSGGYRKRVALASVLMAEPDLLLMDEPTNHLDAESVEWLQEYLKQFSGAIFLITHDRYFLDQVTTRILEVDRGEVFSYAGNYSYYLEKKALAEESEASSERKHQGVLRRELEWLKRGPKARSTKQKARIDRISDMKNKQFRKAQGKVEIDTPSRRIGKKVIELHGIGKSYGDRTLINDFTYIFEPDDRVGIIGGNGVGKSTLMNMIMGKVEPDDGYVDIGGTIKIGYFDQHSDDLITAKEQQLRAIEYIKEVATYIETSDGGQISASQLLERFLFTPNQQYAPIEKLSGGEKRRLFLLRMLISNPNVLILDEPTNDLDVQTLAVLEEYIETFKGCVIVVSHDRYFLDRTVETIFAFQQDGTLKQYPGNYSIYLEYKRRQEAREKEELEQVKAVEKNKKKQQHSNKKEIKNQKSNKKLSNFELRELDKLENKTIPNLEEKKANIENKLYQNQGIDYEELQNLTQELANINKELDNATEKWMELAEMVD; encoded by the coding sequence ATGACCATTTTAACCGTTCAATCCCTCAAAAAAGACTTTGGTATCAAAGAAATCATCAAAGATGCCAGTTTTAGCATTGAAGATAATGATAAGGTGGGTTTGATTGGGGTAAATGGCGCTGGTAAGTCAACTTTACTGAAAATGTTGGCGAGTATCGAACCCACAGACGGGGGAGAAATGGTAACTAAATCGGGGGCGAGAATTATTTATCTACCTCAACAGCCTGATATTGACCCTGATCATACAGTATTAGAACAGGTATTTGCCGATTGTGGAGAACAAATGCAGTGGATAAGGGAATATGAGGATTTATCCCACCGCATCGCCCATGCGGATACGGCAACCCAAGAGCAGTTGATGGGGCAGTTGGCAAGGGTTACGGAAAAAATTGATAGTCATAATGCTTGGAATCTGGAGGCGGAGGCAAAAATTATCCTCGATAAGTTGGGGATTCAGGATTTTGAGGCAAAAATGGGTAGTTTATCGGGGGGTTATCGTAAACGGGTTGCCCTTGCTTCGGTTTTAATGGCTGAACCTGATTTATTATTGATGGATGAACCTACTAACCATCTCGATGCGGAGTCGGTGGAATGGTTGCAGGAGTATTTGAAACAGTTTTCGGGGGCTATTTTTTTGATTACTCACGATCGCTACTTTCTCGATCAGGTAACTACCCGTATATTAGAGGTGGATAGGGGTGAAGTGTTTAGTTATGCAGGAAACTACAGTTATTATCTGGAGAAAAAAGCCCTAGCGGAAGAATCTGAGGCGAGTAGTGAGCGCAAACATCAAGGGGTATTACGCAGGGAGTTGGAGTGGCTAAAACGAGGGCCAAAGGCTCGTAGCACGAAGCAAAAGGCGAGAATTGATCGCATCTCGGATATGAAAAATAAGCAGTTTCGTAAGGCTCAAGGGAAGGTGGAAATTGATACCCCCAGTCGTCGCATTGGTAAGAAGGTAATTGAGTTACACGGTATTGGTAAGAGTTATGGCGATCGCACTTTAATCAATGATTTTACCTATATTTTTGAACCCGATGACAGGGTGGGCATTATCGGCGGAAATGGGGTAGGAAAATCCACTTTAATGAATATGATTATGGGTAAGGTAGAACCTGATGATGGTTATGTGGATATTGGTGGTACTATAAAAATTGGTTATTTTGACCAACATTCCGATGATTTAATTACCGCTAAAGAACAACAATTAAGGGCGATCGAGTATATCAAAGAAGTCGCCACCTACATCGAAACCTCCGACGGTGGACAAATCAGCGCCTCCCAACTCCTCGAACGATTTTTATTCACCCCCAACCAACAATACGCCCCCATCGAAAAATTATCAGGGGGAGAAAAAAGACGATTATTTTTACTGAGAATGCTCATTAGTAATCCTAACGTTTTAATTCTCGATGAACCTACTAACGATTTAGATGTACAAACCCTTGCGGTATTAGAAGAATATATAGAAACCTTCAAAGGCTGCGTCATTGTAGTATCCCATGATCGCTACTTTTTAGATCGCACCGTAGAAACTATTTTTGCTTTCCAACAAGATGGCACATTAAAACAATATCCTGGTAATTATTCCATTTATTTAGAGTACAAAAGAAGACAAGAAGCCAGGGAAAAAGAAGAACTAGAACAAGTTAAGGCAGTTGAAAAAAACAAGAAAAAACAACAACATTCTAATAAAAAAGAAATCAAAAATCAAAAATCAAATAAAAAATTATCTAACTTTGAACTAAGAGAATTAGATAAATTAGAGAATAAAACTATTCCAAATTTAGAAGAAAAAAAAGCGAACATAGAAAATAAACTATATCAAAATCAAGGAATAGACTACGAAGAATTACAAAACTTGACCCAAGAATTAGCGAATATTAATAAAGAGTTAGACAACGCCACCGAAAAATGGATGGAACTAGCGGAAATGGTAGATTAA
- the ctaD gene encoding cytochrome c oxidase subunit I gives MSSNSISENTHHKERKLIDYFTFNTDHKVIGIQYLVTSFLFYFIGGAFAEVVRTELATPDPDFVSPELYNQIFTLHGTIMIFLWIVPAGAAFANYLIPLMIGTDDMAFPRLNAIAFWMIPPGGILLLSSFLVGAPQSGWTSYPPLSLMTGKWGEEFWILSLLLLGTSSILGGINFATTILKMRMKDMDLHSMPLFCWAMLATSALILLSTPVLAGALILLSFDLMAGTNFFNPSGGGDPVVYQHLFWFYSHPAVYIMILPFFGIVSEVIPVHSRKPIFGYRAIAYSSLAISFLGLIVWAHHMFTSGTPGWLRMFFMATTMLIAVPTGIKVFSWCATMWGGKIELNSPMLFSIGFLSSFLIGGITGVMVASVPFDIHVHDTYFIVGHFHYVLFGGSALALFSGFYHWFPKMTGKNYHEGLGQLHFILTFVGLNLTFMPMHQLGLMGMNRRIALYDIEFQPLNLLSTAGAYTMAISTLPFVINVAWSLFKGTQAERNPWRALTLEWQTASPPIIENFEEEPVLWSGPYDYGIDEEYDYEQETVSDMLADVGVK, from the coding sequence ATGTCAAGCAATAGTATTTCAGAAAATACGCACCATAAGGAGCGTAAGTTAATTGATTACTTTACCTTTAATACGGATCATAAGGTAATTGGTATTCAATATCTTGTTACTTCGTTTTTGTTTTATTTCATTGGCGGAGCGTTTGCGGAGGTGGTGCGCACGGAGTTGGCTACCCCTGATCCCGATTTTGTTTCCCCTGAGTTGTATAACCAGATTTTTACGCTCCATGGTACGATTATGATCTTTTTGTGGATTGTACCTGCGGGGGCTGCTTTTGCTAATTATCTGATTCCTTTGATGATTGGTACTGATGATATGGCTTTTCCTCGCTTAAATGCGATCGCCTTTTGGATGATTCCTCCAGGGGGTATTTTGCTATTAAGTAGTTTCCTTGTGGGTGCGCCTCAGTCGGGTTGGACTTCTTACCCTCCCCTTAGTTTGATGACGGGGAAATGGGGTGAGGAATTTTGGATTTTGAGCCTACTATTATTGGGTACATCGTCTATTTTAGGGGGTATTAACTTCGCCACTACCATCTTAAAAATGCGCATGAAGGATATGGATTTGCACAGTATGCCCCTATTTTGTTGGGCTATGTTGGCAACTTCTGCCCTCATTTTACTTTCTACCCCCGTATTGGCAGGGGCATTAATTCTTCTTTCCTTTGATTTGATGGCGGGGACAAATTTCTTCAACCCCTCTGGTGGCGGTGATCCTGTTGTATATCAACATCTATTTTGGTTCTACTCCCATCCTGCGGTGTATATCATGATTTTGCCCTTCTTTGGCATTGTCTCAGAGGTGATTCCTGTGCATTCAAGAAAGCCTATTTTTGGTTACCGTGCGATCGCCTATTCTAGTTTAGCCATCAGCTTCCTAGGATTAATCGTCTGGGCTCACCATATGTTTACCAGTGGTACTCCCGGTTGGTTAAGAATGTTTTTCATGGCAACCACCATGTTAATTGCTGTACCCACAGGCATTAAAGTATTTAGTTGGTGTGCCACCATGTGGGGTGGTAAAATTGAACTTAATAGCCCCATGTTATTCTCCATCGGCTTTTTGTCATCCTTCCTCATCGGCGGTATTACAGGGGTAATGGTAGCTTCTGTACCTTTCGATATTCATGTCCATGATACTTATTTCATCGTAGGACACTTCCATTATGTATTGTTTGGAGGTTCAGCCCTAGCCCTATTTTCTGGTTTTTACCACTGGTTTCCCAAAATGACAGGGAAAAACTACCATGAAGGCTTAGGACAACTACACTTTATCCTTACCTTTGTGGGTTTAAACCTTACCTTTATGCCCATGCACCAATTGGGCTTGATGGGAATGAATCGCCGTATCGCCTTATACGATATTGAATTTCAACCCCTAAACCTTCTTAGCACTGCGGGGGCTTACACCATGGCTATCTCTACCCTTCCTTTCGTCATCAATGTAGCATGGAGTTTATTTAAAGGTACTCAAGCCGAGCGTAATCCTTGGCGGGCGCTTACCCTCGAATGGCAAACCGCTTCCCCTCCAATTATTGAAAATTTTGAGGAAGAGCCTGTTTTATGGAGCGGCCCCTATGATTACGGTATTGATGAAGAATATGACTATGAGCAGGAAACTGTCTCGGATATGTTGGCGGATGTGGGAGTTAAATAA